The DNA window GTGGCATAGACGGCGACCACGCCCAGCAGGTTCGGGACGATATGGCGCAGGATGATCTTCCACGCGGGAACGCCGGTGGCGCGCGCCGCCTCGATGAATTCGCGGTTCTTCAGCGACAGGGTCTGGCCGCGCACGATGCGCGACATGTCCAGCCAGGAAATCAGGCCGATGCCCAGAAACAGCATCGCAATGGATCGCCCGAACATCACCAGCAGCAGGATCAGCACGAACATGTAGGGGATCGACATCAGGATATCGACGGCGCGCATCATGACCTGATCGGTGCGCCCGCCCACATATCCCGCCGTCGCCCCGTAAAGCGTGCCCACGATCACCGCGATGGTCGCGCCCACGATCCCGACCATCAGGCTGATCTGGGTGCCCTGCACGGTGCGCGCGAACAGGTCGCGGCCCAGATCGTCGGTGCCGAAATAATGGCCGTTCTGGATCGAGGGCTGGCCCATCGTGGCGACCTGACCCATGACGTTGAAATCCAGATCCTCGTTCGACCAGACCGCAAGCTGGTCGCCGAACAGCGCAAACAGCGCCACCAGAACCAGGATCACCATGCCCGCCATCGCGGCCTTGTTGCGCAGGAAACGCTTGCGCGCATCGGCCCATGGGCTGCGGCCCTTGACCTCGTCCTGCGACATGCGCGCGGCCAGCGATTGCATCTTCTGCTGTTCGATCACCATGGCTTAATA is part of the Paracoccus stylophorae genome and encodes:
- a CDS encoding ABC transporter permease subunit, encoding MVIEQQKMQSLAARMSQDEVKGRSPWADARKRFLRNKAAMAGMVILVLVALFALFGDQLAVWSNEDLDFNVMGQVATMGQPSIQNGHYFGTDDLGRDLFARTVQGTQISLMVGIVGATIAVIVGTLYGATAGYVGGRTDQVMMRAVDILMSIPYMFVLILLLVMFGRSIAMLFLGIGLISWLDMSRIVRGQTLSLKNREFIEAARATGVPAWKIILRHIVPNLLGVVAVYATLLVPLMILTESFISFLGLGVQEPLTSWGALISEGAGTMNYGTLWQLAFPLFFFVITLFGFFFVGDGLRDALDPKDR